The nucleotide sequence CGGTCGGGGTCTTTGGCGGCAGCTAACAGTTTTTTAGCATACTCCAGCTCTCCCTGATCCGGTTTACGAATCCCCAGATCCAGAGTCCGTTCCTGCAGGACAATTTCTGCATCACTTCGATACTTTAGATCTTTTACCGCATCATATGTTTTATCAGCAATCACAGACGCCACGGCAATCACGCGTTCAAAAGCCGCCGCACGGGGACGAGGTTCCCTGAAATTATAGTTATTGATATCTCCACTCGTGCCATTCGACATAATGCCCACAAAAGTTTCGTCTCCTCCCAACCTCTTTTTGATCTGACGGGCAAATTCTCCAAAATAATCGGCAGAGAGCTGATTCGGCGGAATTCCCCCCACATAATGCAGGGAATAATTTGCCAGCAACGCGAGAGGTCGTCCTTCGGCAGTCTGAACCGAAAGAAAGGAAATCGCCGGATCAATGGGACCAGCTGGCTTGATGAGAATATCGCTTCCACGTGGGGGATTCATTCGGACTTTGTCGGTCATCTTTCCAAAGGGATTAGGTTGGATCTCCCCTTCTTTGACATACCACCGCCGATTATTCACTTCTGCTGGTTCCTGTGCAACTCCCCAGGCGATTTGAGCCGGTTCCAGGCGGGCATGCGCGTTGACGATGGACTGGGCAATTCCTTCTGTCAGAAACTGCACGTATTCCGGACTGGGGTGGCATTGTGCCAGAGGAACGGAAGTCGGAGCGGTATGCGTATGAGTAGCTGAAGTCAGCATATTGCTGGCGGGAATACCGGTCTTGAGAGATGCCTGCTGCTTGGCGGCATCGAATATCTCGCGGGAAATCAGGCAGATGTCACAAACAACAAAAGCAATACTGGTATCACCACTCTTTAAAACCAGAGCTCGAGCATGCAATGGATCATGCGCAGACTGCGCCTTTCGATCCTGAAAGCTCCCTGTCATTGAGACGGGAAAGCTTCGCGGTGTAATATCGTATTTCGCCGCTCCCGCCTGTAATGAATCCGAAGCCGCTTTGGCTTTCAGCTGGCAAACAGGTAACAGTAAAAAGATCAAGAATATGAAACGCAGCATGTTTGGTTCTCCTGCCAGCAGTTTACGATTTATTTTTCAGGTTGAGTTGTTGCGGTTTTCTGCACATCTGACTTCCAGGCAGCGAGTGCAGATTGCATTTGCTGAACTCGTTGTGGCTGGTTGTCAGCCAGATTTTTTGATTCTGACATATCTCGAGTGAGATCATACAACTCAATCGGTTCTTTACGAGTCTGATTCAGAACCAGTTTCCAATGCCCCTGTCGCATTGCAGATTTGCCATTGTATTCCCAGAATATCTGGCGGGGCACAAGTGATTTCCGGTCTTTTAATAATGAAACCAGACTGACCCCATCCAGCTTGTGTCCCGCAGGGATTTTCGCATTTGCCAATTCCAGAATGGTAGGCATCAAGTCGATACTGATGACGGGCTCATCACACACCGTTCCCTCAGGAATCCGCCCAGGCCAGCAGGCAATCGCTGGCACACGATGCCCCCCTTCCCAGAGACTGCCTTTGAAACCACGCAGCTTTCCGTTCGAACCATTCTTGTTAGCACCATTATCGGACAGAAAGAAAATGAATGTTTTTTCAGTCAGGTTCACTTCTTTTAAGACATCGACTATTTGTCCGATGCCTTTATCCATCTCGGTATTCATCTCACGGTAGGCATTCGCGATATCTTTTCGTTTCGCAGACTTGATATCGCCGCCCCCCTCTTTGCGCATCGGTTGATCATGGGGTCCCTGATAGGGAGAATGCACGGCTTCATGTGCGATATAGACAAAAAATGGTTTTTCTTGTTGCTGACGAATAAACTCCAGGGCATGATCATTGATCAGATGCGTCACATACCCCTGCTCTTCACGGTTCAACTCAGCGTTATGCCACCAGTCAAATACTCCGGTCCCATCCAGATGGGCAAAATAGTCAACATTCCCGCTCACGTACCCCACGAACTGCTGAAACCCACGAAATGTCGGATTGTACTGTCTTTGATAACCCAGATGCCATTTGCCAAACATGCCTGTCTGGTAACCCGCATCCTGCAGGCATTGTGCCAGCGTGATTTCATTTTTCTGCAAACCATGATGTCGGTTCTTCTTCGGGTTCGCATAGACCACTCCATCAATCCCGGCTCTCTGTTGATAGCGGCCAGTCAGCAAGCCTGCTCGTGTGGGACTGCAGACTGCTCCGCTGGAATGAAAATCAGTAAATCTGATACCATTGGCAGCCAGCCGATCCAGATGAGGGGTATTGCAATTCTGACTCCCGTAACAGCTCAGGTCGCCATACCCTAAATCGTCAGCCATAATCAATACGATATTAGGTTTCGATATCGCGTCTGCAGCAGATAAAAGAGCAGGCAGCAATGTATACACCGATAGAGCGATGATCAGAGTTCTTATCACGGAGCGGCCTCGTACACAGGAGAATCCGATGCAATACAGGAAAGATTCAGCATCAGCTTAGATTCACGAATTCGTATCACCTTATTAGACCGCAGGCTGTGATACAAATCAATCATAACCATCAGGAGAGCTGAAATTGAAATCTCTGTCCCAGATGGGTTCAGGCAAACAATTCCTGCATGACTCGACCGTGGGGGACCAGCATCGTGGGACGGCCGGTATTGGTGAAGTACTCCATCAGTGGGTCGATCCCCAGGCTGTGATAGATTGTCGCAGCGATATCATCGGGCTTGATCTCAGTACCTTCATCAGGCGCATCTCCAGCTTTGGTTGTTCCACCGATGAACTGACCTGGTCTGATTCCAGCCCCCGTCATCAGACACCAGTTCACGCGCGGATAATGATCGCGACCTGCATTGACATTGATTTTAGGTGTGCGGCCGAACTCGCCCATAATTACAATCAGGGTTCGTTCCAGTAACCCTTTCTGCTTCAACATTTCCAGTCCCGCCGTCATTCCACCATCCAATGCAGGTAATAACCGACGATGACCGGCGAAGTTTTCTGTATGCGTATCCCAGCCAGCATAGGTGACCGTCACAAAAGGCACACCATATTCAATCAGGCGACACCCCAGAAAGACAGACTGGTTAAATTCATCGGGTGTAAACAGGTTACGAATCGACTTTGATTCCTGTTCCACATCGAAAGCTGTCCGTGCCCGTTTTGAAGTGATCATGTTATATGCCTGTGAGCCGAACTGGTCTAATGCTTCCAGCAACTGGCTCTCGGTCGCTTCGTTTTTAAAACGTCGGTTCAGTTTATCGAGCAACTGCTGTCTCTGATTGACCTTTTCCAGCGTGAGACCTTCAGGTAGAGAAATTCCTCGAACCTGAAAAGGCTGTCCCGGTCGCGGAACAGTGTTGGTTTTAAAGGGCGCATATGCATCCCCCATATAGCCGGCATTCCATTCGGTTTTGGGAATCGCCACATAACCCGGAAGGTCCGGCTTACTTGAGATTTCCTTACTGACCACCGAACCGAGTGAGGGATAAATCAACGCGGGTACCGGTCGATTCCCCGTAGAAATCCAGGATTGCCCCTGGGGATGAGCACCCGCCGAATGAGAGATGCCTCGAATCAAAGTAAACTGATCCGCTTTCGCCGCATACCTGGGCATGTACTCACAGACATTAAATCCGGAAAGACACGTCTGAATGGATTGAAACTCTCCTTGCGTCTCACTCGGCGCATCAGGTTTCCTGTCCAGCGTATCCAGATGCGAAACACCTCCCGCCAGATTCAGGAACAGGACAGCATCCGCTTTTCTGGTCTTCGAAACCGCAGACTCAGCATTGGCTGCCGTCAACTTCATAAATCCCGGCAACGATAATCCAAGCCCTCCCAGAAATCCAATCTGTAATGCGCTGCGTCTACTGATTTCCTGTTGATTCATCATCTTTGCTCTCTCCGGGAACGATCTTTTCCCATCTGTCTCACTGAATTAATGATTGGTAATGAATTCCTGAGTATTGAGTAACACCCACAAGAGGTCATGCAAACCTTCCTGAACTGTTTCCGTTTTTTGCAAATGCTTCAGGCTTTCTTTCCATTCTGATTCTTCCGGTAATCGAGAAAGCGTGCGCAGATACGCCTCTGTGACCAGCATTCCCTGTTCAGACTGTGTGAATGATTTTCCCTTCAGTTCCATCAGCCAGCTGTCGGAACGTGTAAGGTGGCCCAGCATTTCCGAATCATTACGCACATACAGCGACTGCAGGAGTGTCGGTTCATCCTGACGTTCGCAATCACAATTGGTAGTTCGTAAAGGTTTTCCAAAAACCAGCAGAGAAAAATCAATAGCACGGGTCTGATAGGAAAGCGGATGCTGTGTAATTTTACGCCGATCTGTGTGGGTCGCCAGTTTTGCCAACTGTTTCTCACTGGCTGTAGCCTGCAGAATGGCATCGATGGCAACTTCCGCCGGCAGGCGTCTCAGTACCGCGTGACTGAAATTACGCGTATCCTTTCGATTCGTCAGATGCGGCCGCCAGCTGAGCTGATAGGTGCGGCTGTTGGCAATCGTCCGATGCAGCCACTTCATATCATATCCACTCTTAATGAACCCATTCACCAGATAATCAAGCAGTGCCTTATTGCTGGGCGGATTCGCTTGATTCAGATCGTCCGGTGGATTGATAATACCGACATTGAAATAGTGAGCCCAGATCCGGTTCACAAATGCTTTGGCAAAATAGTGATTCGGTTCGTTCAGCATCCACTGCATCAACAGCTCTCGTGGATCATTGCTCTCACTGATATCAATTTCCTCTCCCCCCAGCAGTTTGGCAACCTGTTTTTCAGTTTTGGCAGGTTCAATATAAACCTCGCGCCAGGGAATTGATCGTCCTTCCGCTGCGATTCGTAAATAACTCTGTCTCCGTAACGCAGCTGTATTCAATTTCACGGGAACCCCCAGCATATTCCGCGTCTGCTCATGCAGCACAGCTGCATCTGGGGGCACGCCAAATTTAATCCGGGTAAAGAATTCGGTAAAGAGTTCGAAATCCTGCTTCGACCATTCATCGAACGGATGTTTATGGCATTGCGCACAATCCAGCCGCATTCCCAGGAAGGTATAACCAAAGGCCAGCGCTTTATCTGAGGGAACCGTCATATTCCCCCGCGCCCAATAGTGTGGCATAGTGTTATCCAGCGCAGTAAAGTCGGCCCGATCTTTAATACTGGTAAACTCACTCTGCTGGGCCATGAATTCTTCAAAGGTCTGTCCGGGCAGTCGGCTGGTTCCCAAGATGATACCGGAGACGATTTGATCCCAGCCGATGTTGTCCTCTACGCGCCTCTGAATCCAGGCGTTCCATTGACCGGCAACCGGTTGTGCCATTTCGGTCCCGCCAAGATATCCGGCATTACTCCCCGTGAGATCGGAGAGTTTCATACTCCACCACGCGACATACGCAGGACGCTCAAGCAGTTCCTCGATTTTTTGCGCTCGTTTTTCTGTAGACGTATCCTTGAGGAACTCTCGTATTTCATCTGGTGCAGGCAGCGTACCTGTCATATCCAGGCTGACACGTCTGAGAAATTCTTCATCTGTGCACAACTCCGATGGCTGAATTCCGAGCTTACGCAACTTGTTGATGACATGCTGATCCACTTTGGTCGGCGTCGGTACATCGGGATATTGATTGTCTTCATACTTCTTAACAGGCAGAATGACCTGAGTTGAAAAGATGCCGTTGTCATAATAGGAAATGACGTACGTATCCCCGGGACCCCGGGAGTGAATGATTCCCTCCGGAGTGACTGCAGCCACACTATCATCTTTGGATTCAAATCGGGTCAGGCAGGTCACATCTTCACGAGTGCCATCCGACCAGACCGCGATGGCATTGAGGGAGACTGCCTCTCCTTTTTCAGAAAAAACGACCTGCTGCGGCGTCACATCCAGACGAATAAACCGGGGGGAGTTTTTCTCATTTTTATTTGCCCCAGCTTTGATCCACTCTCGTAACAGACTCTGTTCCCAGCCACCCGGCGGCAGTCGTACGCCCCCTTCATGTTCGTCTTCCGAAGTGGGCTTGTTCAACACCAGGCTCTGTTCAGGGTGTGCTTTGTCAATCCGTTTCAGCAGGTTGTCGTGATCCAGTTTGAAATCGTAGCCAAACATCGACAGTTGAAAACCACCACGTCCCTGAAACGATCCATGGCAGTTCCGACTGTTACACCCCAGTCGTCCCAGCAGCGGAATGACATGCTGCTGGAAATCAGGCTTGAGTTTTTCACCGGCTGAGATACGTTCCTGAATGGGAGGTAAAACAGCTTTCAACTGAATGGAATCTGATCCAGCAAATAAGACAGGTGTGGTTGAAGCATCTGACTTCTCACCAGTAAATATGTTCGTCTTTTCCAAGTTCCTTTTGAGTTGTTGAATAGAGGATTCACCCAGTCCCGTATATTGGATCTCCAGACCTTTCAGTTGAGTCAAACCCGATAATGCATCCACTACAACTGGCTGTAATTTCGTTCGATTCAGCGACAGGTGCTCAAGGCTCTCTAATGTATTCAATGCTGACAATTGCGAACCTGTGATTGCGGTCCGTGCAAGATAGAGAATTTTCAGTTGTTTCAGTTCCGTAAGCGATTTCAATCCGGCATCGCTTACTTGCGTTCCGGACAGAAACAGCACTTCCAGATTATTCAGATCTGCCAGCGTCTGCATTCCCTGGTCGGTTACATTCAAATTTCGCAAGGAAAGCACCTTGAGTTGCTTCAGGGAAGATAAATGCTGTAGACCGGCATCGGTGACTTTCGTATTGTCCAGATAAAGCCGCTCCAGTTTGTTGAGTTTCTTCAGACAACTCAAACCCGAATCACCAACCGCTGATTCGGAGAGCATCAGGGTATCAAGGTTCGTCAGATCTCGAATATACAGGAGAGCTTCATCACCCAGATGAGGACAGACCATTGCCAGATAGTCGAGTCGAGGGAATTGTTCCAGTTGGTTCAATGCTTCAAGTGTGACATGCGGTTTGCTTAACCGGACGAGACGAGCGCTACCATCTTTATTTGTCTGCAGATTCGTACAGAATCGCCGTAGTCCTTCCACTGCCAGCTGTTCGGGAGTTCTGGCTTCAACGGGAGCAACCTTCTCCGCCGGAAATACCGGCTGCGTAAAAATAACCGCGAACAAGGCCAGGAGAAACCACCGTCGGACCAGCATCTCTCACCTCTTTGAAATGGAATTCCAACAGGTAACCAATTGAGCCGCTTACATAAACACACCTTAATACGTCAACCCTGTCTAAGCAATGTTAAATAAATGACTTATCGGCTGATTTTCGTGATTTCGGACCGCCTTTGCTTGAACACGCCCCCGAATTATTGAGCAGTCCAACCGCCATCAACGGTCCAGCAGGCACCGGTGATTGACTTCGCCTGATCAGAGCACAGATAAGAGACCATCGCAGCAACTTCAGCAGGTTCGATCATTTTCCCGGTCGCAGACGCTTTCAGAAAGACCTGACTTTCGACCTGTTCTGCACTGATTCCCAGTGACTCTGCCTGCGCAGCGATCTGCTGTTCGACGAGTGGTGTCCTGACGTACGCGGGACAAATGACATTCGCAGTAATCTGAAACGGCCCTCCTTCCAGAGCCGTCGATTTTGTGAGACCTACCAGACCATGTTTCGCCGCGATATAACCAGCTTTATTGAGCGACGCTACCTGGGAGTGGATCGAACCCATATTAATAACGCGGCCCCACCCCTGCTGCTTCATGCCGGGTAGGACATATTTCGTTAATAGAAACGGCGCGGTCAGCATGACCTGCAGCATGTTTTCCCATACACTTTCCGGAAAATCCTCCAACGGGGCCACATGCTGAAATCCCGCATTGTTGACCAGAATGTCAATCGATCCGAATTCTTTCATAGTTTGTTCAACCAGTGACTGACAATCAGCCGCTTGGGACAGATCTATGGAAA is from Gimesia maris and encodes:
- a CDS encoding DUF1501 domain-containing protein, whose protein sequence is MMNQQEISRRSALQIGFLGGLGLSLPGFMKLTAANAESAVSKTRKADAVLFLNLAGGVSHLDTLDRKPDAPSETQGEFQSIQTCLSGFNVCEYMPRYAAKADQFTLIRGISHSAGAHPQGQSWISTGNRPVPALIYPSLGSVVSKEISSKPDLPGYVAIPKTEWNAGYMGDAYAPFKTNTVPRPGQPFQVRGISLPEGLTLEKVNQRQQLLDKLNRRFKNEATESQLLEALDQFGSQAYNMITSKRARTAFDVEQESKSIRNLFTPDEFNQSVFLGCRLIEYGVPFVTVTYAGWDTHTENFAGHRRLLPALDGGMTAGLEMLKQKGLLERTLIVIMGEFGRTPKINVNAGRDHYPRVNWCLMTGAGIRPGQFIGGTTKAGDAPDEGTEIKPDDIAATIYHSLGIDPLMEYFTNTGRPTMLVPHGRVMQELFA
- a CDS encoding neutral/alkaline non-lysosomal ceramidase N-terminal domain-containing protein is translated as MLRFIFLIFLLLPVCQLKAKAASDSLQAGAAKYDITPRSFPVSMTGSFQDRKAQSAHDPLHARALVLKSGDTSIAFVVCDICLISREIFDAAKQQASLKTGIPASNMLTSATHTHTAPTSVPLAQCHPSPEYVQFLTEGIAQSIVNAHARLEPAQIAWGVAQEPAEVNNRRWYVKEGEIQPNPFGKMTDKVRMNPPRGSDILIKPAGPIDPAISFLSVQTAEGRPLALLANYSLHYVGGIPPNQLSADYFGEFARQIKKRLGGDETFVGIMSNGTSGDINNYNFREPRPRAAAFERVIAVASVIADKTYDAVKDLKYRSDAEIVLQERTLDLGIRKPDQGELEYAKKLLAAAKDPDRLTTNEVYARETVNIDKGPGTVNIKLQALRIGELGIVAIPCEVFAEIGLEIKQKSPLKPTFVIALANGYNGYLPTPEQHVLQGYETWRSSWSYLEVDASTKINQQIFQMLNQISD
- a CDS encoding DUF1549 domain-containing protein; this encodes MLVRRWFLLALFAVIFTQPVFPAEKVAPVEARTPEQLAVEGLRRFCTNLQTNKDGSARLVRLSKPHVTLEALNQLEQFPRLDYLAMVCPHLGDEALLYIRDLTNLDTLMLSESAVGDSGLSCLKKLNKLERLYLDNTKVTDAGLQHLSSLKQLKVLSLRNLNVTDQGMQTLADLNNLEVLFLSGTQVSDAGLKSLTELKQLKILYLARTAITGSQLSALNTLESLEHLSLNRTKLQPVVVDALSGLTQLKGLEIQYTGLGESSIQQLKRNLEKTNIFTGEKSDASTTPVLFAGSDSIQLKAVLPPIQERISAGEKLKPDFQQHVIPLLGRLGCNSRNCHGSFQGRGGFQLSMFGYDFKLDHDNLLKRIDKAHPEQSLVLNKPTSEDEHEGGVRLPPGGWEQSLLREWIKAGANKNEKNSPRFIRLDVTPQQVVFSEKGEAVSLNAIAVWSDGTREDVTCLTRFESKDDSVAAVTPEGIIHSRGPGDTYVISYYDNGIFSTQVILPVKKYEDNQYPDVPTPTKVDQHVINKLRKLGIQPSELCTDEEFLRRVSLDMTGTLPAPDEIREFLKDTSTEKRAQKIEELLERPAYVAWWSMKLSDLTGSNAGYLGGTEMAQPVAGQWNAWIQRRVEDNIGWDQIVSGIILGTSRLPGQTFEEFMAQQSEFTSIKDRADFTALDNTMPHYWARGNMTVPSDKALAFGYTFLGMRLDCAQCHKHPFDEWSKQDFELFTEFFTRIKFGVPPDAAVLHEQTRNMLGVPVKLNTAALRRQSYLRIAAEGRSIPWREVYIEPAKTEKQVAKLLGGEEIDISESNDPRELLMQWMLNEPNHYFAKAFVNRIWAHYFNVGIINPPDDLNQANPPSNKALLDYLVNGFIKSGYDMKWLHRTIANSRTYQLSWRPHLTNRKDTRNFSHAVLRRLPAEVAIDAILQATASEKQLAKLATHTDRRKITQHPLSYQTRAIDFSLLVFGKPLRTTNCDCERQDEPTLLQSLYVRNDSEMLGHLTRSDSWLMELKGKSFTQSEQGMLVTEAYLRTLSRLPEESEWKESLKHLQKTETVQEGLHDLLWVLLNTQEFITNH
- a CDS encoding 3-hydroxybutyrate dehydrogenase, which produces MSLPRTALITGAASGIGAEIAQTLFREGCHVVIADRNEPDYLASLSAEDQRTRFISIDLSQAADCQSLVEQTMKEFGSIDILVNNAGFQHVAPLEDFPESVWENMLQVMLTAPFLLTKYVLPGMKQQGWGRVINMGSIHSQVASLNKAGYIAAKHGLVGLTKSTALEGGPFQITANVICPAYVRTPLVEQQIAAQAESLGISAEQVESQVFLKASATGKMIEPAEVAAMVSYLCSDQAKSITGACWTVDGGWTAQ
- a CDS encoding sulfatase-like hydrolase/transferase; its protein translation is MIRTLIIALSVYTLLPALLSAADAISKPNIVLIMADDLGYGDLSCYGSQNCNTPHLDRLAANGIRFTDFHSSGAVCSPTRAGLLTGRYQQRAGIDGVVYANPKKNRHHGLQKNEITLAQCLQDAGYQTGMFGKWHLGYQRQYNPTFRGFQQFVGYVSGNVDYFAHLDGTGVFDWWHNAELNREEQGYVTHLINDHALEFIRQQQEKPFFVYIAHEAVHSPYQGPHDQPMRKEGGGDIKSAKRKDIANAYREMNTEMDKGIGQIVDVLKEVNLTEKTFIFFLSDNGANKNGSNGKLRGFKGSLWEGGHRVPAIACWPGRIPEGTVCDEPVISIDLMPTILELANAKIPAGHKLDGVSLVSLLKDRKSLVPRQIFWEYNGKSAMRQGHWKLVLNQTRKEPIELYDLTRDMSESKNLADNQPQRVQQMQSALAAWKSDVQKTATTQPEK